A genomic stretch from Kribbella amoyensis includes:
- the soxR gene encoding redox-sensitive transcriptional activator SoxR produces MAQENVPSKDHWLSIGEIAGRSGVAASALRFYEDQGLIASRRTSGNQRQYQRSTLRRIAFVQAAQRVGLALAEIKQALDSLPDDRTPTRADWARLSKSWRSRLDQRITELERLRDDLDGCIGCGCLSLQRCNLYNKADRLAERGPGARILNVGIPGEL; encoded by the coding sequence ATGGCGCAGGAAAACGTTCCCAGCAAGGATCACTGGCTCTCGATCGGGGAGATCGCCGGCCGATCCGGGGTGGCCGCGTCGGCGCTGCGGTTCTACGAGGACCAGGGCCTGATCGCCTCCCGGCGCACGTCGGGGAACCAGCGGCAGTACCAGCGCAGCACGTTGCGGCGGATCGCGTTCGTGCAGGCGGCCCAGCGGGTCGGGCTGGCGCTGGCCGAGATCAAGCAGGCGCTGGACTCGCTGCCGGACGACCGGACCCCGACCCGCGCCGACTGGGCCCGGCTGTCGAAGTCCTGGCGGAGCCGGCTGGACCAGCGGATCACCGAGCTCGAGCGGCTGCGCGACGACCTGGACGGTTGTATCGGCTGCGGCTGCCTGAGCCTGCAGCGGTGCAATCTCTACAACAAGGCGGACCGGCTGGCCGAGCGTGGACCCGGTGCCCGCATCCTGAACGTCGGCATACCCGGCGAGTTATGA
- a CDS encoding LacI family DNA-binding transcriptional regulator, whose translation MSSRARLADIAAKAGVSEATVSRVLNGKPGVAEDTRQAVLTALDVLGFERPTRLRRRSAGLIGLVMPELINPIFPAFAQVIESALSQRGFTPVLCTQSPAGATEEEYVEMLLERGVSGIIFVSGLHADTGADHAGYQALVERNLPVVFVNGWLPGVEAPFISSDESAATELAVSHLVALGHRRIGFASGPERFIVVQRKLAGFRTAMKAQLGLSDTDVDELTELSMFGVEGGAAAAQRLLDAGVTALVCGSDMMALGVIRAVRRRGLSVPADVSVVGYDDAPMMEFTDPPMTTVRQPVQAMALAAVQSLLEEVRGHATPHTEFLFRPELVVRGTTGPVR comes from the coding sequence GTGAGCAGCAGAGCGCGGCTGGCGGACATCGCGGCCAAGGCGGGGGTCAGTGAGGCGACGGTCTCGCGGGTGCTGAACGGCAAACCAGGGGTGGCCGAGGACACCCGGCAGGCGGTCCTGACCGCGCTGGACGTGCTCGGCTTCGAGCGGCCGACCCGGTTGCGGCGCCGCTCGGCCGGCCTGATCGGGCTGGTGATGCCGGAGCTGATCAACCCGATCTTTCCCGCGTTCGCGCAGGTGATCGAGTCCGCCCTGTCCCAGCGCGGCTTCACCCCGGTGCTGTGTACCCAGTCCCCGGCCGGTGCGACCGAGGAGGAGTACGTCGAGATGCTGCTCGAACGCGGCGTCTCCGGCATCATCTTCGTCTCCGGCCTGCACGCGGACACCGGCGCCGACCACGCCGGGTACCAGGCCCTGGTCGAGCGGAACCTGCCGGTGGTGTTCGTGAACGGCTGGCTGCCCGGGGTGGAGGCGCCCTTCATCTCCTCCGACGAGTCGGCCGCGACCGAGCTGGCCGTGTCCCACCTGGTCGCGCTCGGGCACCGGCGGATCGGGTTCGCCTCCGGGCCGGAGCGGTTCATCGTGGTGCAGCGCAAGCTGGCCGGGTTCCGGACCGCCATGAAGGCGCAGCTCGGGTTGTCCGACACGGACGTGGACGAGCTGACCGAACTGAGCATGTTCGGCGTGGAAGGCGGGGCGGCCGCGGCCCAGCGGTTGCTCGACGCCGGCGTGACCGCGCTCGTCTGCGGCTCCGACATGATGGCGCTCGGCGTGATCCGCGCGGTCCGCCGGCGCGGCCTGTCGGTCCCGGCCGACGTCTCCGTGGTCGGCTACGACGACGCCCCGATGATGGAGTTCACCGACCCGCCGATGACCACGGTCCGCCAGCCGGTCCAGGCGATGGCCCTGGCCGCGGTCCAGTCCCTCCTCGAAGAGGTCCGCGGCCACGCGACCCCGCACACGGAGTTCCTCTTCCGCCCCGAACTCGTCGTCCGCGGCACGACCGGCCCGGTCCGCTGA
- the snpA gene encoding snapalysin, which yields MSHRRILSSLAGLAAAALAVPAFAATSAAQTPAAEAPATSTPSSIAAYTGSPQDEAATKAFYQAVLKSAKAKQAKAAKAGQKLDAVTVTYAVDAPTFASQISGSTSIWNSSVGNVTLVEGSNYDFYYTEGNDPRGSYASTDGHGRGYIFLDYAQAQQYDPLRITAHETGHVLGLPDHYTGPCSELMSGGGPGPSCTNPNPDANERARVDQLWANGFTKR from the coding sequence ATGTCGCATCGCCGTATCCTGAGCTCGCTGGCCGGTCTGGCCGCAGCGGCGCTGGCCGTCCCCGCCTTCGCCGCCACCTCTGCCGCCCAGACCCCGGCGGCCGAGGCCCCCGCCACCTCCACCCCGTCCTCGATCGCCGCGTACACCGGGTCGCCGCAGGACGAGGCCGCCACCAAGGCGTTCTACCAAGCCGTGCTGAAGTCGGCCAAGGCGAAGCAGGCCAAGGCGGCGAAGGCCGGCCAGAAGCTCGACGCCGTCACGGTCACCTACGCCGTCGACGCCCCGACCTTCGCGTCCCAGATCAGCGGCAGCACGTCGATCTGGAACTCCTCGGTCGGCAACGTGACCCTCGTCGAGGGCAGCAACTACGACTTCTACTACACCGAGGGCAACGACCCGCGCGGTTCGTACGCGTCCACCGACGGCCACGGCCGCGGGTACATCTTCCTGGACTACGCGCAGGCCCAGCAGTACGACCCGCTCCGGATCACCGCGCACGAGACCGGTCACGTCCTCGGCCTGCCGGACCACTACACCGGCCCGTGCTCCGAGCTGATGTCCGGCGGCGGCCCCGGCCCGTCCTGCACCAACCCGAACCCGGACGCCAACGAGCGCGCCCGCGTCGACCAGCTCTGGGCGAACGGCTTCACCAAGCGCTGA
- a CDS encoding DEAD/DEAH box helicase, protein MSQHDQEQYQSADGTGADGRVKKPRHKKFQTQSYGERMAAAAAAEPQARGDVRDDTVRGDRRGGPSQYSDRGSRDGKSYDRRDNGYDRRGDRPVKGYRAERANSSGDRGYQRDDRGYQRTDRPAYQRDDRGSNGRDDRRSFNRDDRGGYQRDDRRSFNRDDRPGYQRDDRRSFNRDDRGGYQRSDRPAYQRDDRGSNGRDDRKTYNRDDRRSFGRDDRPGYQRDDRRSFNRDDRRDERPAPVRDEQPVDLGEVAEGNKFAELGLAPRLVQRLARDGITSPFPIQAATIPDALAGKDVLGRGQTGSGKTLGFGLPTLMRLAGGRTESRRPRGVVLVPTRELAMQVHDALEPLAHVMNVSIKLIAGGLPYPKQIDALRRGVDLLIATPGRLIDLCEQGAADLGAVEVAVLDEADHMCDMGFMPAVTTLLDMTPAEGQRLLFSATLDNDVDTIVKTYLKDPVVHSTDAAQAAVTTMEHHLLVIEPGHKQSLTAELASRDGRTIVFVRTKLGADRVATQLRDRGVMAAALHGGLTQGARNRTLDQFKDGLVPVLVATDVAARGIHVDDVGLVVQADPAADHKDYLHRAGRTARAGGKGAVVTLVLPHQRRGMIRLAESAGVEASPVRARPGDHLVTELTGGSKPSGTPVTLPPAPKPKSFGKGGKRFGSGRPGGRSFEGRGGDRRRSDRGGYGQRRDNNRSDGGSRSYQR, encoded by the coding sequence GTGTCCCAGCACGACCAGGAGCAGTACCAGTCGGCCGACGGCACCGGGGCCGACGGCCGGGTGAAGAAGCCGCGGCACAAGAAGTTCCAGACCCAGTCCTACGGCGAGCGGATGGCCGCCGCCGCGGCTGCCGAGCCCCAGGCGCGCGGTGACGTGCGCGACGACACCGTCCGCGGCGACCGCCGGGGCGGACCCAGCCAGTACTCCGACCGGGGATCCCGGGACGGCAAGAGCTACGACCGCCGCGACAACGGCTACGACCGGCGCGGCGACCGCCCGGTGAAGGGCTACCGCGCCGAGCGCGCGAACTCCTCCGGCGACCGCGGGTACCAGCGCGACGACCGTGGGTACCAGCGCACCGACCGTCCGGCGTACCAGCGCGACGACCGTGGCTCCAACGGCCGCGACGACCGTCGTAGCTTCAACCGGGACGACCGCGGTGGGTACCAGCGCGACGACCGTCGTAGCTTCAACCGCGACGACCGGCCGGGGTACCAGCGGGACGACCGCCGGAGCTTCAACCGGGACGACCGCGGTGGGTACCAGCGCAGCGACCGTCCGGCGTACCAGCGCGACGACCGTGGCTCCAACGGCCGCGACGACCGCAAGACCTACAACCGCGACGACCGCCGCAGCTTCGGCCGCGACGACCGGCCGGGGTACCAGCGCGACGACCGCCGCAGCTTCAACCGGGACGACCGGCGGGACGAGCGTCCGGCGCCGGTGCGTGACGAGCAGCCGGTCGACCTCGGCGAAGTTGCTGAGGGCAACAAGTTCGCCGAGCTCGGGCTGGCGCCGCGGCTGGTGCAGCGGCTGGCCCGGGACGGCATCACCTCGCCGTTCCCGATCCAGGCCGCCACCATCCCGGACGCGCTGGCCGGCAAGGACGTGCTCGGCCGCGGCCAGACCGGGTCCGGGAAGACGCTGGGCTTCGGCCTGCCGACGCTGATGCGGCTGGCCGGTGGCCGGACCGAGTCGCGCCGGCCGCGGGGCGTGGTGCTGGTGCCGACGCGTGAGCTGGCGATGCAGGTGCACGACGCGCTCGAGCCGCTCGCGCACGTGATGAACGTGTCGATCAAGCTGATCGCCGGCGGCCTGCCGTACCCGAAGCAGATCGACGCGCTCCGGCGCGGGGTCGACCTGCTGATCGCGACGCCGGGCCGGCTGATCGACCTGTGCGAGCAGGGCGCGGCCGACCTCGGTGCGGTAGAGGTGGCCGTCCTCGACGAGGCCGACCACATGTGCGACATGGGCTTCATGCCGGCCGTCACCACGCTGCTCGACATGACCCCGGCGGAGGGCCAGCGGCTGCTGTTCTCGGCGACCCTGGACAACGACGTCGACACCATCGTGAAGACGTACCTGAAGGACCCGGTCGTGCACTCGACCGACGCGGCGCAGGCCGCGGTCACCACGATGGAGCACCACCTGCTCGTCATCGAGCCGGGGCACAAGCAGTCGCTGACGGCCGAGCTGGCCAGCCGCGACGGCCGCACCATCGTCTTCGTCCGGACCAAGCTGGGCGCCGATCGCGTCGCCACCCAGTTGCGGGACCGCGGCGTGATGGCGGCCGCGTTGCACGGCGGCCTGACCCAGGGTGCGCGGAACCGGACGCTGGACCAGTTCAAGGACGGGTTGGTACCGGTGCTCGTGGCCACGGACGTCGCGGCCCGCGGCATCCACGTCGACGACGTCGGCCTGGTCGTCCAGGCGGACCCGGCGGCGGACCACAAGGACTACCTGCACCGGGCCGGCCGGACCGCGCGGGCCGGTGGCAAGGGTGCCGTGGTCACGCTCGTCCTGCCGCACCAGCGGCGCGGGATGATCCGGCTGGCCGAGTCCGCCGGGGTCGAGGCCTCGCCGGTCCGGGCCCGTCCGGGCGACCACCTGGTGACCGAGCTGACCGGTGGCAGCAAGCCGTCCGGTACGCCGGTGACGTTGCCTCCGGCCCCTAAGCCGAAGAGCTTCGGCAAGGGCGGCAAGCGGTTCGGCAGCGGCCGTCCGGGCGGTCGCAGCTTCGAGGGCCGGGGCGGCGACCGGCGCAGGTCGGACCGCGGTGGCTACGGCCAGCGCCGCGACAACAACCGTTCCGACGGCGGCAGCCGCTCCTACCAGCGCTAA
- a CDS encoding ABC transporter ATP-binding protein, with protein MATVSFKAATRVYPGSETPAVDKLNLEIEDGEFMVLVGPSGCGKSTSLRMLAGLEEVNEGSIYIGDRDVTHRPPKERDIAMVFQNYALYPHMSVADNMGFALKMQGVSKEDRAKRVQEAAKLLGLEEYLDRKPKALSGGQRQRVAMGRAIVRNPQVFLMDEPLSNLDAKLRVQTRTQIAELQQRLGVTTVYVTHDQVEAMTMGDRVAVLKDGLLQQVDTPLNLYDHPKNKFVAGFIGSPAMNLLTADIAEGGAKVGDYIIPIERSVLSKAGNDSTLTVGVRPEAFKVADEGLPVKVAVVEELGADAYLYGTAEHNNEHQQIVARIDARMPVEKGSTVRLAAVPEKLHLFSTSTEERLTA; from the coding sequence ATGGCCACTGTGTCTTTCAAGGCGGCGACCCGGGTGTACCCCGGCTCCGAGACCCCCGCCGTCGACAAGCTCAACCTCGAGATCGAGGACGGCGAGTTCATGGTGCTCGTCGGCCCGTCGGGTTGCGGTAAGTCCACCTCGCTCCGGATGCTCGCCGGCCTCGAAGAGGTCAACGAGGGCTCCATCTACATCGGCGACCGCGACGTCACGCACCGTCCGCCGAAGGAGCGGGACATCGCGATGGTGTTCCAGAACTACGCGCTCTACCCGCACATGTCGGTCGCCGACAACATGGGCTTCGCGCTGAAGATGCAGGGTGTCTCCAAGGAGGACCGGGCCAAGCGGGTGCAGGAAGCCGCCAAGCTGCTCGGCCTGGAGGAGTACCTGGACCGCAAGCCGAAGGCGCTGTCCGGTGGTCAGCGTCAGCGGGTCGCCATGGGCCGCGCCATCGTGCGTAACCCGCAGGTCTTCCTGATGGACGAGCCGCTGTCGAACCTCGACGCCAAGCTGCGGGTGCAGACCCGTACGCAGATCGCCGAGCTGCAGCAGCGTCTCGGTGTCACCACCGTCTACGTCACCCACGACCAGGTCGAGGCCATGACGATGGGCGACCGGGTGGCGGTGCTCAAGGACGGTCTGCTCCAGCAGGTCGACACGCCGCTGAACCTGTACGACCACCCGAAGAACAAGTTCGTGGCCGGCTTCATCGGCTCGCCCGCGATGAACCTGCTGACCGCGGACATCGCCGAGGGTGGCGCCAAGGTCGGCGACTACATCATCCCGATCGAGCGCTCGGTGCTGTCGAAGGCCGGCAACGACTCGACCCTGACCGTCGGGGTTCGCCCGGAGGCCTTCAAGGTCGCCGACGAGGGCCTGCCGGTGAAGGTCGCCGTCGTCGAGGAGCTCGGCGCCGACGCGTACCTGTACGGCACCGCGGAGCACAACAACGAGCACCAGCAGATCGTGGCGCGCATCGACGCCCGGATGCCGGTCGAGAAGGGCTCGACGGTCCGCCTGGCCGCCGTCCCGGAGAAGCTGCACCTGTTCTCCACCTCGACCGAGGAGCGTCTGACGGCCTGA